One Dasypus novemcinctus isolate mDasNov1 chromosome 27, mDasNov1.1.hap2, whole genome shotgun sequence genomic window, cgtggtgagccagtgcccgcacaagtgagtcatgcagcaagatgatgcatcaaaagagagacaagggcagagacaaggtgaagcacagcacaaaccaggacctgaggtggcacaattaacagggagcctctctccccatcagaggtctccaggatcgaatcccagtgaatcctagagaggagaaaagaagaaaagaagacaacacagacagtagaaacagcagggcaggaggaggggaaggggggagtgaaataaataaataaataaaacctttttttaaaaaaacagaatttatCAAATAGGtaatttgcaaatactttctcccattctcttggttgtcttttactttcttgacagtgTCCTTTGCACAAAAGTTAGCTCCTGGaatgcagacttggcccagtggatagggcgtccatctaccaaatgggaggtccacggttcaaaccccggacctccttgacccgtgtggagctggcccatgcgcagtgctgatgcgcgcaaggagtgccgtgccatgcaagggtgccctcgcataggggagccccacgcgcaaggagtgcgccccgtaaggagagctgcccatcgcaaaagaaagtgcagcctgcccaggaatggtgccgcacacacagagaagtaacacaacaagatgacgcaacaaaaagagacacagattcccatgccgctgacaacaatggaagcggacaaaaaaagaacacgcagcaaatagacacagagaacagacaactggggcagggcagggggaaggggagagaaataaataaaaataaataaatcttaaaaaaaaaaaaagttagctcCTGAATTTTTAACAAGATCTCCATGTGACTTAGGTGCACATTaatgtttgagaagcactgctctaaCGGTCTTCTCCTGGTATCCTGGGGTGGGGAGAATTTCAGAGACACAACCCATACCAGATtatgttttttccctttccaGAAAAACTTTTGGTGAAAGTGGATGACAATCGAGAAGACGGTTCTGTATTGCTGATTTGTACCTCAGAAAAGAAGCCTATCACATGGTTTGAAGATGGAAAGCCTATCAGTAATGGAACTGAAGGAAAGTGGAATTTAGGAAGTATTAACAAGGATCCTCAAGGGATATATTGGTGTCAAGGACCAGGGGATGATCTAGTACCACTCCAAGTATATTTTAGAAGTATGTAATCCcctttggttggttggttggttggttgtgaAATTATGCAGTACTTGCTGTTCTAGAGAGCTTCCTGCCTGGGTTGAGGGTGGAAGTAGTTGCTGAGCAGCAGTATAATATCCAGCTCTCAATCTAATCTCAGCTTGCctctttttgaatgtaataagACAGTTCCCTCAGTTTCTTGAAAAAGCATAGCCAGTCCTGTAGTCGCCAGCATGAACTGGATCATCAGTTCAGCCTTTCTGAAAGTCGAGAGGGCAGTCTGGGGATGGTGGAGATTACAAGGGGAGCAGCAATGTGGAGGGCATTTGTGGAGGGAAAAGGGGATCTGATCTTCCTCCTATTCCATATCATTCCTAGTAGGGAGACTACATGGGCTTCTCCGGGACACCTGGGGGCCTGAGGAACATCAAGCATTGATTGCAGGTCCAAGGATCTTCCATATCACTCACAGAGGGAGGAGCCTGCTGCCCCAGACAGAGGCATTTTTGCTGGTAGGCAGGAGAAAAAAGATCCAGGTAGAACCACCTTCCCACCCTGATGGAGGCTTGTCCCTTCCTTTTCCACAGTGTGTCAGAACTGCATTGAGCTGGATGCAGCCACTGTATCGGGTTTTGTCTTTGCTGAAATCGTCAGCATTTTATTCCTCGCTGTTGGAGTCTACTTCATTGCTGGGCAGGATGGAACTCGTCAGTCAAGAGGTAAAAGAATGTTCTAAGATGAGAGGTGTCACCACCTGGGACCCTCCGTTTCCTTCCTACCAAAAGAGACCAAATAAAAGAGAATGAGTTGGGACATGTTGCTAATGTGCCTGGTCAGGCAAGGCCTTGTCTCTGTGGGGCAGGAGAAAAGGACATTTGGTGGTCTTACGATATATTTATGTGTCTCAAGATCCCACTCCCGGTGATACTGAAGACGGGTAAGTATTGGATtcctctagattcttggctatgttgcataaatgaatttaagaacatgccagtttagttaagccagtaaaaagaatttattgggaaatgggggaaagaacagagcctgctgagaaatggaagagaaagatggaactaccaagatttggtgtgggcttctctaggcagagagagcggcaagctctgccttgtgtggttaccttttaaactgtcAATTATACCTCCCCCTTGCTAGTGCTAAGGGGATGGGCCCCAGTTGTTATTGGTTACCCAACCTATgatgggggccaatggtgaggactgtttggaatatccagagccaaggggaggtcctggaaagagaaactgggacctcaaggttaaatGCAAGGTCTCAGcgaggtcttgcagccatgttgtctgttggccatgttgtggctcatcttctcatttccctgGCTAACCTAGCTAACCTGCCTCAATatgttctctgtgttctttttaaaacatacataaagaaaagTGTATGAATCACACGTGTACAGCTCAGGAAAAAagctaacaaaacaaacatacctaTGAATCCAGCCCGCAGCTCTTTCTCTTTAAGATAGAGACTAGTACCTCACCCCAGCAGTCCTTGTGGTCACTTCCAGCCACCATGTCTACTTAAGAGTGAGCAGTACCTTGACTTCTGAGAACAtggattagttttgcctgtttttgttctttatataaatggactcattcAGGAAGTACTCTCGTatgtggcttatttcacccaatgAGATGCTTATGAGATTTATTCATATTATTTGGTGTATATAGTCCATTAGTTCTTATTGCTTTTTAGTATGCCATTATGTGAAGATAACCCAATTTACTATCTATTCTACCTTGtgtatgtgtttttgtttgttgtgcaGCTTCAGACAAGCAGACTCTGTTGCCCAATGACCAACTCTACCAGGTAAGGAATGAAGAATGAGAGTAACACTGCTATCATTAGTGGAGGTAAAATTTTGGGATTTGAAGGCAAGTTATTTGGAAGATATTATACATAGGCCAGTGAAGAGATAGCTATTCCTCTGGGTAGAATGAATCAAATAAAGAGAAAGGTTGAGAGAGACTAAGGTCAGGACCTAGTGAGAAAAAGTTGAAGAACACACTGAGAGGGGCACACAAAGAAACTATATTTACAGCCTCCATCTCCTTGCCCTCTCTCTGCCCCAGGACCATGAAGCACCCACTCAAAGCCTTGCACATaaaaagcactcaataaatatgcaTCAAATTAATAGAGCATGGAGGCAAATGGGCTGATGAACTATATTCTCCTTTCAGCCCCTCAAGGATCGGGAAGATGACCAATACAGCCACCTTCAAGGAAACCAACTGAGGAAGAAGTGAACCCAGGACTTAGAGTAGGTATATCCTTCAAACACCAATTCTAAGAAGGTACCCTTGCATTACCTGCCGTCCCAACTGCTGCCAACTCTATCTCCCTTCCTCAAGCAGCTATTAGCATCAGACAGTAGTGTGGGCGTAATTGTGGAGGCCCTTTTCTAAAGCACTGGAGCCAGTGCTGATTTTCTTAGCTTAGGAAAATGTGAATGCTGTGTGTATCTATAAATCCTCTTAGAGCAGGGCCTTTAAAATAGAGCTGCAGAATATTAATCTTAGGGATTCTCACTTTTGAGAATCTGCACTATTGAGATTTTGGGCTAGATAATTCTTTGTGGTGAGGGGCCGTCCTAGGCACTATGGGATGTTTAGCCACATTCCTGCattctacccactagatgccagtagcatcccCACAGTTATGACAAACAAAtatgtctccagatattgccaaatagCTCCTCCAGGACCAAATCACCCTTAGTTCAGAACCACTGACCCATATTAACCTTTCAATCACTCACTCAGAAGTTCTGATTCCATCAAGCAGCG contains:
- the CD3G gene encoding T-cell surface glycoprotein CD3 gamma chain isoform X1, encoding MEQGKGLAGLLLVTILLQDTVAQPKQEKLLVKVDDNREDGSVLLICTSEKKPITWFEDGKPISNGTEGKWNLGSINKDPQGIYWCQGPGDDLVPLQVYFRMCQNCIELDAATVSGFVFAEIVSILFLAVGVYFIAGQDGTRQSRASDKQTLLPNDQLYQPLKDREDDQYSHLQGNQLRKK
- the CD3G gene encoding T-cell surface glycoprotein CD3 gamma chain isoform X2, which produces MEQGKGLAGLLLVTILLQEKLLVKVDDNREDGSVLLICTSEKKPITWFEDGKPISNGTEGKWNLGSINKDPQGIYWCQGPGDDLVPLQVYFRMCQNCIELDAATVSGFVFAEIVSILFLAVGVYFIAGQDGTRQSRASDKQTLLPNDQLYQPLKDREDDQYSHLQGNQLRKK